From a region of the Lactuca sativa cultivar Salinas chromosome 4, Lsat_Salinas_v11, whole genome shotgun sequence genome:
- the LOC111917791 gene encoding coniferyl alcohol acyltransferase, whose product MGIRDNSFSVKAIENVVVGAKEPWNDQWLPFTNLDLLVPPFDVGSFFCYKKPSNGSFSAIVNTLKASLSQALTLYYPLSGEILWNGVAGENQLYCNNQGVDFIEAVADVQLKELNLYNPDESIEGKLMPKRLHGVLAIQVTELQCGGIVIGCMFDHRAADGYSANMFISSWADLNRSETPAMFPSFQRSILNPRCPTTYSSSIDDVFAPFLPLKPANNDQNHEDEDNLLVNRVYYIEGAQLKRLQLLASENGCRRSKLEAFTSFLWKMIALCFEDSGNHNQMCNVALAVDGRRRLSEGDGEEKEKLMASHFGNVLSMPYGSKRSEELMEMSLSNVATEVHDFLQTATEKDHFLDLIDWVEERRSMPLIAKAFAGGEMSVMVSSGQRFQIMDKMDFGWGKVAFGSCHVPSTRKDCYVMTLPSPTNNEDWVVYMHMPIKHMNYIEAHASQVFNPLNADYLKI is encoded by the exons ATGGGCATTAGGGATAATAGTTTTTCAGTGAAGGCAATTGAGAATGTGGTGGTGGGTGCAAAAGAACCATGGAATGATCAATGGTTACCCTTCACAAACCTAGACTTGCTTGTGCCACCTTTTGATGTTGGCTCCTTCTTCTGCTACAAGAAACCCTCCAATGGGAGTTTCTCCGCCATTGTAAACACTCTCAAAGCTTCCCTATCTCAAGCTCTCACACTCTACTACCCACTTTCCGGTGAGATCCTATGGAATGGAGTTGCCGGAGAGAACCAACTTTACTGCAACAACCAAGGCGTTGACTTCATTGAAGCTGTTGCTGATGTGCAGCTGAAGGAACTCAATTTGTACAATCCAGATGAGAGCATTGAGGGTAAACTAATGCCGAAGAGGCTACATGGGGTGCTTGCCATCCAG GTTACTGAATTACAATGTGGAGGCATTGTCATAGGTTGCATGTTTGATCATCGGGCAGCAGATGGTTACTCAGCTAACATGTTTATATCCTCATGGGCAGACCTGAATCGATCCGAAACCCCTGCTATGTTTCCCTCCTTTCAGAGGTCTATCCTTAATCCAAGATGCCCAACCACTTATTCCTCATCAATCGATGATGTGTTTGCTCCATTTCTACCACTGAAACCTGCTAATAATGACCAAAACCACGAGGATGAAGATAATTTATTAGTTAACCGTGTATACTACATTGAAGGTGCTCAACTTAAAAGGCTGCAGTTGTTGGCGAGTGAAAATGGGTGTAGAAGGTCGAAGCTAGAGGCATTTACCTCTTTCTTGTGGAAGATGATTGCACTATGTTTTGAAGACTCGGGAAATCACAACCAAATGTGTAACGTGGCTCTTGCAGTTGATGGAAGACGAAGGTTGAGTGAGGGAGACGGAGAAGAGAAAGAAAAACTAATGGCTTCACACTTTGGCAATGTTTTATCAATGCCATATGGAAGTAAAAGATCAGAG GAGTTGATGGAGATGTCATTGAGTAATGTAGCTACGGAGGTTCATGATTTCTTGCAGACTGCAACCGAGAAAGACCATTTTCTTGACTTGATCGACTGGGTGGAAGAACGAAGGTCAATGCCATTAATAGCAAAGGCTTTTGCTGGTGGAGAGATGTCGGTGATGGTTTCATCAGGACAGAGGTTTCAGATCATGGACAAGATGGATTTCGGGTGGGGTAAGGTGGCCTTTGGATCATGCCATGTCCCATCTACAAGGAAAGACTGTTATGTGATGACATTGCCAAGTCCGACCAACAATGAGGATTGGGTTGTTTACATGCATATGCCAATCAAGCACATGAACTACATCGAAGCACATGCTAGTCAAGTGTTCAACCCCTTAAATGCTGATTATCTCAAGATTTAG